Proteins from a single region of Companilactobacillus farciminis KCTC 3681 = DSM 20184:
- a CDS encoding lactate oxidase produces MAKYEASTEEKHIDIVNIASLEQRVKDHMSNEKGAFGYIRGGSEDEWTMKQNTEAFNKKRIMPRVLQGIDHADLSTKLWDIDLKTPIIEAPSAAHGLAHAKGEVDTAKGVAAAGSIFSMSTYGSTAIEDGAAAAPDAPQFFQLYMSKDDKFNEFLIKKAVKAGVKAIILTVDSTLGGYREADVINKFQFPLPMPNLAAFSDGDGEGKGISEIYAAAKQGIVPSDIQKIKDMSGLPVFVKGIQSPDDAELAIEFGADGIWVSNHGGRQLDGGPASFDVLPSIAQVVDKRVPIVFDSGVRRGEHVFKALASGADLVAVGRPIIYGLNLGGAQGVTDVIEHLNKELSITMQLAGTKTIHDVKNVDLL; encoded by the coding sequence ATGGCAAAGTATGAAGCAAGTACAGAAGAAAAGCATATTGATATCGTCAATATTGCAAGTTTGGAACAACGTGTTAAGGACCATATGAGTAATGAAAAAGGTGCTTTTGGTTATATTCGCGGTGGTTCTGAAGACGAGTGGACAATGAAACAAAATACTGAGGCTTTCAACAAGAAGAGAATCATGCCTCGTGTTTTACAAGGAATCGATCATGCCGATTTGAGTACTAAACTTTGGGACATTGATTTGAAGACACCAATCATTGAAGCTCCTTCAGCTGCTCACGGTTTGGCTCATGCTAAAGGTGAAGTTGATACTGCTAAAGGTGTTGCTGCTGCCGGTTCGATTTTCTCAATGAGTACTTATGGTAGTACTGCAATCGAGGACGGTGCCGCTGCTGCTCCTGATGCTCCACAATTCTTCCAACTTTATATGAGTAAAGATGACAAATTTAATGAATTTTTGATCAAGAAAGCTGTCAAAGCTGGTGTTAAAGCTATCATTTTGACAGTTGATTCAACGCTTGGTGGCTATCGTGAAGCAGATGTCATCAACAAGTTCCAATTCCCACTACCAATGCCAAACTTAGCTGCCTTTTCTGACGGCGATGGTGAAGGTAAGGGAATCTCTGAAATTTATGCCGCCGCTAAACAAGGTATCGTACCTTCAGATATTCAAAAGATCAAAGATATGTCCGGTTTGCCAGTCTTTGTTAAAGGTATTCAATCACCAGATGATGCAGAGCTTGCAATCGAATTTGGAGCTGATGGTATTTGGGTATCAAATCACGGTGGTCGTCAACTAGATGGGGGTCCTGCTTCATTTGATGTATTGCCTTCAATTGCACAAGTTGTCGACAAACGTGTTCCAATCGTCTTCGATAGTGGCGTTCGTCGTGGAGAACATGTCTTCAAGGCCTTGGCTAGTGGTGCTGATTTAGTTGCCGTTGGTCGCCCAATCATTTATGGATTGAATCTTGGTGGTGCTCAAGGTGTCACAGATGTCATTGAACACTTAAATAAGGAACTTTCCATTACTATGCAATTGGCTGGTACTAAGACGATTCATGATGTTAAGAACGTTGATTTATTATAA
- a CDS encoding MalY/PatB family protein, with product MAYDFETLNKTRAGNSAKWDVPNGDLPMTIADMDFPTAPEIVEALQEKISMGLFGYEEIPPEYFKAVADWYEKEHHTRPQENWMIFATGVVPAISSAVRRLTSLGDNVLVQAPVYNIFYNSIVNSGRHVVSNDLVYDGKTRSYSIDFTDLETKLSDPLTNMMILCNPHNPVGKIWTKSELEKIASLCLKYDVKLFSDEIHGDITFNENGYNPIFGLDSKYLDNVVVAVSPSKTFNVAAMHAATIIVPNENLRAQVSRGLNSEELAEPNFVAIPGTIAAYTKGGPWLKALKEQLLKNRQLVLDFIEEKIPQLKWVPGQATYLLWFDISEITDDADKLAQFIKDDSGLIINPGSVYRGDGQHFIRMNIASPQSMIQDGLNRLEKSLNDYQK from the coding sequence ATGGCATATGATTTTGAAACTCTAAATAAAACTCGGGCTGGAAATTCGGCTAAGTGGGATGTTCCAAACGGTGATCTACCAATGACGATTGCTGATATGGATTTTCCAACTGCTCCAGAAATCGTTGAAGCTTTGCAAGAAAAAATCTCAATGGGCTTGTTTGGCTATGAAGAGATTCCACCAGAGTATTTCAAAGCTGTAGCTGATTGGTACGAAAAAGAACATCACACTCGTCCACAAGAAAACTGGATGATTTTTGCAACCGGAGTTGTTCCAGCCATTTCTTCAGCGGTTAGACGTTTAACTTCGTTAGGCGATAACGTCCTAGTTCAAGCACCTGTCTATAATATTTTCTATAATTCTATCGTCAACAGCGGTCGTCACGTAGTTTCTAATGATTTGGTTTACGATGGCAAAACTCGTTCTTATTCAATTGATTTCACAGATTTAGAAACTAAATTGAGTGATCCACTAACTAACATGATGATCCTTTGTAATCCTCACAATCCAGTTGGCAAAATTTGGACAAAATCCGAATTGGAAAAAATCGCTAGTTTATGTTTGAAATATGACGTTAAACTATTCAGTGATGAAATTCACGGTGACATTACCTTCAACGAAAATGGTTATAATCCTATCTTTGGTTTAGATAGTAAGTATCTCGACAATGTTGTTGTAGCAGTATCTCCAAGTAAGACTTTCAACGTAGCTGCTATGCATGCAGCAACGATTATTGTTCCTAATGAAAACCTTCGTGCGCAAGTGAGTCGTGGTTTAAATAGTGAAGAATTAGCTGAACCAAATTTCGTAGCTATTCCCGGAACAATTGCCGCTTATACAAAAGGTGGTCCATGGTTGAAGGCTTTGAAAGAACAACTTTTGAAGAACCGTCAATTAGTCTTAGATTTCATTGAAGAAAAGATTCCACAACTCAAATGGGTACCAGGTCAAGCAACTTACTTGCTGTGGTTCGATATTTCAGAAATCACTGATGATGCTGATAAATTAGCTCAATTTATCAAAGATGACAGTGGCTTGATCATCAATCCTGGTTCTGTTTATCGAGGCGACGGTCAACACTTCATTCGGATGAATATTGCTAGTCCCCAAAGTATGATTCAAGACGGATTGAATCGTTTAGAAAAATCGCTCAATGATTATCAAAAATAA
- a CDS encoding IS3 family transposase has product MNKQHRHAYQAIKEVCQSHHGWETILLEYIGVSRQAYHKSINRKETVWEKQDRTLKKHVKRIYEEHNGSVGAGKILTHLIHENKLGFKLSLKRVRRVMNELNLVCKVRKKKINRKEKEEKYIQDNILDQNFKVTKPNEVWLTDSTQIEYGPNKRYKVRLSGILDLYGRFLLGYIITPTETAEAEMTMFEEVFKNEGDVHPMVHTDRGSAYVANSFNKLLAQHKVSRSMSRPGTPYDNSPMERWWNDFKLRWMDLHPTPATLEELKNLVKEGIDYFNNQDRSDKINGFTPAEYRNKAI; this is encoded by the coding sequence GTGAACAAACAGCATAGGCATGCTTACCAAGCGATAAAGGAAGTATGTCAAAGCCATCATGGATGGGAAACTATCCTATTAGAGTACATAGGTGTCAGTCGACAAGCCTATCACAAAAGCATTAATCGTAAAGAAACTGTCTGGGAAAAACAAGACAGAACTCTAAAAAAACATGTTAAGAGAATATATGAAGAACACAATGGAAGTGTTGGAGCAGGTAAAATACTTACTCATCTTATACACGAAAATAAACTAGGATTTAAATTATCATTAAAACGAGTAAGAAGAGTAATGAATGAATTGAATCTTGTTTGTAAAGTACGGAAGAAAAAGATAAATAGAAAAGAAAAAGAAGAAAAATATATTCAAGATAATATCTTAGATCAAAATTTTAAAGTTACTAAGCCAAATGAAGTTTGGCTAACAGATTCAACACAAATAGAATATGGACCAAATAAAAGATACAAAGTACGACTAAGTGGAATATTGGATCTTTATGGACGTTTTCTATTGGGATACATAATAACACCCACTGAGACGGCAGAAGCTGAAATGACCATGTTTGAAGAAGTATTTAAAAATGAAGGAGACGTGCACCCTATGGTCCATACGGACCGAGGGTCAGCTTATGTAGCTAACAGTTTTAATAAATTACTAGCACAACATAAAGTTTCTAGAAGTATGTCCAGACCAGGGACTCCTTATGATAATTCACCAATGGAACGCTGGTGGAACGATTTTAAATTACGTTGGATGGATCTTCATCCTACACCAGCTACGCTGGAAGAGTTGAAGAATCTAGTTAAAGAAGGAATAGATTACTTTAACAATCAAGATAGATCAGACAAAATAAATGGCTTTACTCCAGCGGAATACCGGAATAAAGCCATTTAA
- a CDS encoding helix-turn-helix domain-containing protein, producing MKIRRDFFMKKYESEFKIKIIKDYLKVKSEIIFTEYCRSIGVNPITARGWLTLFQAYGEKGLIPQVPKKYSYETKIQAVSAYLNGEGTLKEVSIKFKLRSSKQLRYWIIQYNNDKNLIKATPVRKKVVTMSKKTTLEERIEVVEYVTLQKHSYSEASEHFQVSYQQVRNWVLIVKKQGYSALADKRGRRGYVKEKSLTEVDKLKLENRQLKAELNKRNAIEAFEKKFEEIQRGE from the coding sequence ATGAAAATCAGAAGGGATTTTTTTATGAAGAAGTACGAATCAGAGTTCAAGATAAAAATAATTAAAGACTATTTGAAAGTAAAGTCAGAAATAATATTTACAGAATATTGCAGATCAATCGGAGTTAATCCTATTACTGCTAGAGGTTGGCTTACCTTATTTCAAGCATACGGTGAAAAGGGATTAATCCCTCAAGTTCCCAAGAAATATAGTTATGAGACTAAGATTCAAGCTGTCAGTGCTTATCTTAATGGCGAAGGGACTCTTAAAGAAGTATCTATAAAGTTTAAACTACGTTCTTCTAAACAATTGAGATATTGGATAATACAGTATAATAATGACAAGAATCTAATCAAGGCTACGCCTGTTAGAAAGAAGGTCGTTACAATGTCGAAGAAAACCACTCTTGAAGAAAGAATTGAAGTAGTTGAATACGTAACTCTTCAAAAACATTCATACTCTGAAGCTTCGGAACATTTTCAAGTTTCCTATCAACAAGTACGCAATTGGGTATTAATCGTGAAGAAACAAGGATACTCTGCCCTCGCTGATAAGCGAGGACGCAGAGGTTACGTCAAAGAAAAGAGTTTAACAGAAGTTGATAAATTAAAACTAGAAAATAGACAATTAAAGGCTGAATTAAATAAACGTAACGCTATAGAGGCTTTTGAAAAAAAATTCGAAGAAATCCAGCGTGGGGAGTGA
- a CDS encoding ABC transporter ATP-binding protein has product MKNENEKTLEEIHSLTRKDQRQVLKRLFKFAWLFKKQFGIAIVFAILLSVVNVLLPRMLQFYMDHYLTDQSTGVRLIISFAILYALGTIIKAIVQFIEEFAFAMGAERTLEKIRSRLFHKLHTLGLNYFDVTPAGSIVSRVTNDTKTLYNFWTLFLMIIVAFFAMVSAFIAMMSVNKTLALLTALFVIVLYFLVWLYQKLSFKIYQNLREFLSQINTKLNESLMGISIIQQFGQQKRMTAEFEDRNNAYFGMRNKMINVNAFLLYPTISLMFILAEVVSLSGFGWDSMHFLVQAGVIYAFLSYQQNFFNPLSDVMNYMSFFQDGLVAGFRIMKLFDNQTTAPKQLENSTEEITQGKIEFRHVTFSYEPGKPVLKDISFTVQPGQTVAFVGHTGSGKSSIINLLLRFYEFGEGQILIDDYDIRDYSTKELRKKLGLVIQEPYLFYGDIAKNIRMFDDSITDQQVEQAGKFVDADNFIQQLPGKYHAKVSERGASFSTGQRQLISFARTIVRNPKVLILDEATANIDPQTEQSITNGLHKMRDDRTTIAIAHRLSTVQDADLILVLNKGRIIERGTHQELLKLGGHYAELYELQNNNEEK; this is encoded by the coding sequence ATGAAAAATGAAAATGAGAAGACACTTGAAGAGATTCACTCATTGACTAGAAAAGACCAACGACAAGTTTTGAAACGATTATTTAAATTTGCCTGGTTGTTCAAAAAGCAATTTGGCATTGCTATCGTATTTGCCATTTTATTGAGTGTCGTCAACGTGTTGTTGCCAAGAATGTTGCAATTTTACATGGATCATTATTTGACTGACCAAAGTACTGGCGTGCGCTTGATAATTTCATTTGCCATTTTGTATGCTCTTGGCACAATTATCAAAGCAATCGTTCAATTCATTGAGGAGTTTGCCTTTGCGATGGGTGCCGAACGAACGCTAGAAAAAATCCGGAGCAGATTATTTCATAAATTGCATACCTTAGGGTTAAATTACTTTGACGTCACACCGGCAGGGTCAATCGTTTCAAGAGTTACTAATGATACGAAGACGTTGTATAACTTTTGGACTTTGTTTTTGATGATCATTGTGGCATTTTTCGCCATGGTTTCGGCCTTTATAGCAATGATGTCAGTTAACAAAACTTTGGCCTTGTTGACAGCGTTGTTTGTGATCGTGTTGTACTTCTTAGTCTGGCTCTATCAGAAATTGAGTTTTAAAATTTATCAAAATTTGCGTGAATTCTTGAGTCAAATCAATACCAAACTGAATGAATCACTGATGGGTATCAGTATTATCCAACAATTTGGTCAACAAAAGCGAATGACGGCTGAATTCGAAGATCGAAACAATGCCTATTTTGGAATGCGCAACAAGATGATCAACGTTAATGCTTTCTTATTGTATCCGACCATCAGTTTGATGTTCATCTTAGCTGAAGTCGTGTCCTTGAGTGGCTTTGGTTGGGATAGTATGCATTTTCTAGTGCAAGCAGGTGTAATCTATGCCTTCTTGTCTTACCAACAAAACTTCTTTAATCCACTGTCTGATGTGATGAACTACATGTCATTTTTCCAAGATGGTTTAGTAGCCGGTTTTAGAATTATGAAATTGTTCGATAATCAAACGACTGCTCCTAAACAGCTCGAAAATAGCACTGAAGAAATTACCCAAGGAAAAATCGAATTTCGCCATGTGACTTTCAGCTATGAACCGGGCAAACCTGTTTTGAAGGATATTTCCTTTACCGTTCAACCTGGTCAAACAGTAGCCTTTGTTGGTCACACCGGTAGTGGCAAGAGTTCCATTATCAATTTGTTATTGAGATTTTACGAGTTTGGAGAAGGCCAGATTTTAATCGATGACTATGATATCCGTGACTATTCAACTAAAGAATTACGTAAAAAACTCGGTTTAGTTATTCAAGAACCATACTTGTTCTACGGTGACATTGCCAAGAATATTCGGATGTTTGACGACTCGATCACCGACCAACAAGTTGAACAAGCAGGTAAATTCGTTGATGCTGATAACTTTATCCAACAACTTCCTGGTAAATATCATGCCAAAGTTAGTGAGAGAGGAGCTAGTTTTTCAACTGGACAAAGACAATTGATTTCCTTTGCTAGAACTATTGTTAGAAATCCCAAAGTTTTGATTCTCGACGAAGCTACAGCTAATATTGACCCTCAAACTGAACAAAGTATTACTAATGGCTTGCACAAAATGCGAGATGACCGAACAACTATTGCGATTGCCCACCGTTTATCCACCGTCCAAGATGCTGACCTTATTTTAGTTTTGAATAAAGGTCGCATCATTGAACGAGGAACTCATCAAGAACTTTTGAAACTTGGTGGACATTACGCTGAATTGTATGAATTACAAAATAATAATGAAGAAAAATAA
- a CDS encoding MFS transporter, whose product MSRKTILLMAVVTGVIVANLNFIQPIENLIATDFGVSKAVVGILAMVTQLGYAFGLLLIVPLGDIFDRYHLIQFMMILSIVSLIIAFLAPNAAVFAIATTLIGITSVAPQIIIPYAGYLAPALQRGKVLGIVLSGLLTGILLSRSFSGLLGSIMPWQDIYLVAAVIDLIFLVIVHRFMPKDQRGHQDLNYLSVIKMLPKLFISQKELRGSSINGFCMFGMSNVLWSTLAFYLADQYHLGSNVAGLLGLLGIAGVLVAPWVGDLVDQKSPKLTIGLSMIFSGLAFVIFWLVGFWIIGLIVGIVLLDLGTQFSQVSNQAIVQSINRKQSSRNNSVFMFSYFLGGSIGTLSATWAWGKFGWSGVCVVAFVFLLISILDHLIVGEPQKLNTEE is encoded by the coding sequence ATGTCAAGAAAGACCATTTTATTGATGGCCGTAGTAACAGGTGTCATTGTTGCTAATTTAAATTTTATTCAGCCAATTGAAAACTTGATAGCAACTGATTTTGGAGTATCAAAAGCAGTTGTTGGGATATTAGCGATGGTGACGCAATTAGGCTATGCTTTTGGTTTATTGTTGATAGTCCCATTAGGAGACATTTTTGATCGATATCATCTGATTCAATTCATGATGATTTTGTCAATTGTTTCATTAATAATAGCCTTTTTAGCACCAAATGCCGCGGTATTTGCGATTGCCACGACTTTAATTGGTATCACGTCAGTTGCACCGCAAATTATCATTCCTTATGCAGGTTATTTAGCGCCAGCTTTGCAACGAGGAAAAGTTTTGGGAATTGTTTTGAGTGGACTGTTGACAGGTATTTTATTGTCACGTTCATTCAGTGGATTATTGGGAAGCATCATGCCTTGGCAAGATATTTATTTAGTTGCGGCGGTAATTGATTTAATCTTTTTGGTTATCGTGCACCGCTTTATGCCAAAGGATCAACGTGGTCATCAAGATTTAAATTATTTGTCAGTTATCAAAATGTTGCCAAAATTATTCATCAGTCAAAAAGAATTACGTGGATCTTCTATCAACGGTTTTTGTATGTTTGGAATGTCCAACGTTTTGTGGTCAACCTTAGCTTTCTATCTAGCAGACCAGTATCATTTAGGAAGTAATGTCGCCGGATTATTAGGATTGCTTGGAATTGCCGGAGTTTTAGTAGCACCTTGGGTCGGAGATTTAGTAGATCAAAAGTCACCTAAGCTTACAATCGGCTTGAGTATGATTTTCTCTGGTCTAGCTTTTGTGATTTTTTGGTTAGTTGGTTTCTGGATTATTGGCTTAATTGTCGGAATCGTTTTGTTAGATTTGGGAACGCAATTCAGTCAAGTTTCTAATCAAGCAATCGTTCAGTCAATCAATCGTAAGCAAAGTAGCCGTAACAATTCAGTCTTCATGTTCAGTTATTTCTTAGGTGGTTCAATCGGAACCTTGTCAGCTACTTGGGCTTGGGGAAAATTCGGTTGGTCCGGAGTTTGCGTTGTCGCCTTTGTTTTCTTGTTGATCTCAATTTTGGATCACTTGATTGTTGGTGAGCCTCAGAAACTAAATACTGAAGAATAA
- a CDS encoding ABC transporter ATP-binding protein, producing the protein MGIFSRLSWFFKHQWKQYLIGVVALILVAICNVIPPRIIGNVVDSVSNKNMTVRFLVINMVTLFVVAIVQYLLRFLWQKMIYGSSYVLERDLRSRLFKHFMKMDKTFYQRWRTGDLMAHATNDIDAVRDVAGPGILTLADSLITGISMILAMGMFVNWKMTLMAVLPLLLLAVMANVLGNKIHVAFRDSQAAFSSINNKTQESVVGIKVLKALGQETEDEKDFDCYVDKNIKANKRSYRLDAMFDPLTTLIMGISYTLTIIFGGLAVLQQRITIGQLVSFITYMAELMWPMYAVGSLFNLLERGSASYDRISDLLNEKSSVVKTKDSFTTVPSGLLDFRVESFSYPDDPKTALHDVDFKLKPGQTLGIVGPTGGGKSTIISLLMRDFDHYQGSIDVGKIDIRKYDLNSYLDTIGYVPQTNFLFSTDVRDNVRFANIDATQEEVEQASFVADLDNDIKQMPEGYDTQVGELGVSLSGGQKQRLAIARAILSNPKLLILDDSLSAVDSKTERHIESRIAKNRQQGTTIIAASRLSSVEDADEIIVVEDGTIVEKGTHQELLHQAGWYADTYNLQARNEQLEGRLNDEK; encoded by the coding sequence ATGGGGATTTTTTCTCGTTTAAGTTGGTTTTTTAAACACCAATGGAAACAATATTTAATTGGTGTGGTGGCCTTGATATTAGTGGCAATTTGTAATGTAATACCGCCACGAATTATTGGTAACGTAGTTGATTCTGTCAGCAATAAGAATATGACTGTGAGATTTTTGGTCATAAATATGGTGACACTTTTTGTCGTCGCTATCGTGCAATATTTATTGCGCTTTTTGTGGCAGAAGATGATTTATGGCAGTTCTTATGTTTTGGAACGTGATTTGAGAAGTCGACTTTTCAAACACTTTATGAAGATGGATAAGACTTTTTATCAGAGGTGGCGAACTGGTGATTTAATGGCTCATGCTACTAATGATATCGATGCTGTCAGAGATGTTGCAGGACCGGGAATTTTGACTTTAGCTGACTCCTTGATTACGGGTATCTCGATGATTTTAGCGATGGGGATGTTTGTTAACTGGAAGATGACTTTAATGGCTGTTTTGCCACTATTGTTGTTGGCGGTGATGGCTAATGTGCTTGGAAATAAGATTCACGTTGCCTTTCGTGATTCACAAGCGGCTTTTTCTAGTATCAACAATAAGACCCAAGAGAGTGTTGTCGGGATTAAAGTTTTAAAAGCATTAGGTCAAGAGACTGAAGATGAAAAAGATTTCGACTGCTATGTTGATAAAAATATCAAAGCTAATAAACGTTCTTATCGTTTGGATGCGATGTTTGATCCTTTGACGACTTTAATAATGGGGATTTCTTACACGTTGACGATTATCTTTGGTGGATTAGCTGTATTGCAACAGAGAATCACGATTGGTCAACTCGTTTCATTCATTACTTATATGGCTGAATTGATGTGGCCAATGTACGCTGTCGGTAGTTTATTCAATTTATTGGAAAGAGGATCAGCCAGTTACGACCGGATCAGTGATTTATTGAATGAGAAATCTTCAGTGGTAAAAACTAAAGATAGTTTCACGACTGTTCCAAGTGGGTTGTTGGATTTTCGAGTTGAAAGTTTTTCTTATCCAGATGACCCCAAAACAGCTTTGCATGATGTTGACTTCAAACTAAAGCCAGGTCAAACCTTAGGAATCGTTGGACCAACTGGTGGTGGTAAGTCGACCATTATTAGTTTGTTGATGCGAGACTTTGACCATTATCAAGGCTCAATCGATGTCGGTAAAATCGATATCCGAAAATATGATCTAAATAGTTATTTGGATACGATCGGATACGTGCCTCAGACAAACTTTTTATTCTCGACGGATGTTAGAGATAACGTTCGATTTGCTAATATTGATGCTACTCAAGAAGAAGTTGAACAGGCTAGTTTTGTCGCTGATTTGGATAATGATATTAAGCAAATGCCGGAAGGCTATGACACTCAAGTTGGTGAACTCGGAGTTTCACTTTCTGGTGGTCAAAAACAACGTTTAGCCATTGCTCGAGCTATTTTGAGTAACCCTAAATTATTGATTTTGGATGATTCACTTTCAGCGGTTGATTCTAAAACTGAACGACACATTGAATCGCGTATTGCTAAAAATCGACAACAGGGGACGACCATTATTGCGGCCAGTCGTTTGAGTTCAGTCGAAGATGCCGATGAGATTATCGTTGTTGAAGATGGAACAATCGTTGAAAAAGGTACTCATCAAGAATTGTTGCACCAGGCTGGTTGGTACGCTGATACCTATAATTTGCAAGCTCGAAACGAACAACTTGAGGGGAGGTTGAATGATGAAAAATGA
- a CDS encoding DUF3737 family protein, giving the protein MTTEINEGYFDGERPLFKINDAKIVDTTFGQGESPLKEASNINLDDVVFKWKYPLWYVNHVVVNNSIFETMSRSGIWYTHDIEINDSALQAPKLFRRASNIRLNNVHFADAEETMWTCDDIKLKDVQVNGNYFGKDSSNIYAENLNVVGNYVFDGAKNIEVHNSTFVSKDAFWNCENVTIYDSKISGEYLAWNTKNLTLINCTIESDQGLCYIDGLKMINCKVLRTDLAFEYCSNIDADITTNVMSIKNPISGSIRVKSVDKVIFDDPQIDPDKTKIEVAEEIK; this is encoded by the coding sequence ATGACAACAGAAATTAATGAAGGTTACTTTGACGGTGAACGTCCACTGTTCAAAATCAATGATGCTAAAATTGTTGATACTACTTTTGGACAAGGTGAATCACCATTAAAAGAAGCTAGTAATATCAATCTAGACGACGTAGTTTTTAAATGGAAGTATCCACTTTGGTACGTTAACCACGTCGTTGTAAATAATAGTATTTTTGAAACCATGTCCCGTTCTGGAATTTGGTATACGCACGATATTGAAATTAACGACTCAGCTTTACAAGCACCAAAATTATTCAGAAGAGCTTCTAATATTCGTTTGAATAACGTTCATTTTGCTGACGCTGAAGAAACGATGTGGACTTGTGACGATATCAAGTTAAAAGACGTCCAAGTTAACGGAAATTACTTCGGTAAAGACAGTTCAAATATTTATGCTGAGAATTTAAATGTCGTTGGAAATTATGTTTTCGATGGCGCTAAGAATATTGAAGTTCACAACTCAACTTTTGTTTCAAAGGATGCCTTTTGGAATTGCGAGAACGTAACAATTTATGATTCCAAAATCAGTGGCGAATATTTAGCTTGGAATACCAAGAATTTAACTTTGATTAATTGTACAATCGAAAGTGATCAGGGACTTTGTTACATCGATGGTCTAAAAATGATCAACTGTAAAGTTTTGCGGACTGATTTGGCTTTTGAATACTGCTCAAATATTGATGCTGACATTACGACTAATGTTATGAGTATCAAGAATCCAATCAGTGGTTCAATCAGAGTAAAATCAGTTGATAAAGTGATTTTTGATGACCCACAAATTGATCCTGACAAGACTAAAATTGAAGTCGCTGAAGAAATCAAATAA
- a CDS encoding cation:proton antiporter, giving the protein MERFALLIVLFAALATPLITAKFHLTRMPTAISEIIMGIIIGKTGLNIVQPDASLRYISSLGVIMLIFLGGMEIDFSLLEPKKGKDTFSPLGTSIWGFVSILIMSLILSAILYATGIFSEFILAVILFSTIALGVIISLLKEVGLLQTNYGQTILLTSALGEFIPLLALTVYSAMKQQNYLSVLGLPVIFIIAIILLRRFNRIYVFFEGIDKSTTQLDIRLAFFLIFILVTFAEQIGAENILGAFLAGAVMKLLKPKSDTEEKLSSMGYGFFIPVFFITTGVNLNLRTLLTNKQALVLIPVFFVAFILSKMIVYVAFRKKFGKRYSAAATILTSTTITLVLPILQVGQNLKLINTAQAGAITLAAIITCLIGPTLFNKIISGGQKETN; this is encoded by the coding sequence ATGGAGAGATTTGCACTATTAATCGTATTATTTGCGGCTTTGGCAACACCTTTAATTACCGCAAAATTTCATTTGACCCGAATGCCGACGGCTATTTCGGAAATTATTATGGGAATAATTATCGGAAAAACTGGTTTGAATATTGTTCAACCTGATGCCAGTTTACGCTACATTTCTAGTTTGGGTGTTATTATGTTGATCTTTTTAGGTGGGATGGAAATTGACTTCTCACTGTTGGAGCCTAAGAAGGGTAAAGATACTTTTTCACCACTAGGGACCTCGATTTGGGGCTTTGTTTCAATTCTGATCATGTCGTTAATTTTGAGTGCAATATTGTATGCGACGGGTATTTTTAGTGAATTTATCTTGGCGGTTATTTTATTCAGTACGATTGCTTTAGGAGTTATTATTTCACTCTTGAAAGAAGTTGGACTGTTGCAGACTAATTATGGACAGACGATTCTGTTGACTAGTGCTTTGGGAGAATTTATTCCCTTACTAGCTTTGACAGTCTATTCAGCTATGAAACAGCAGAATTATTTATCCGTTTTAGGATTGCCAGTTATCTTTATCATTGCCATTATTTTATTGCGGAGATTCAACCGGATTTATGTTTTCTTCGAGGGTATTGATAAGAGTACGACGCAATTAGATATTCGTTTGGCCTTCTTTTTGATTTTTATCTTAGTCACATTTGCTGAACAAATTGGTGCTGAAAATATCTTAGGAGCTTTTTTGGCTGGGGCAGTTATGAAATTGCTCAAACCTAAGTCAGATACTGAAGAAAAATTGAGCTCGATGGGGTATGGTTTCTTTATTCCGGTTTTCTTCATTACTACCGGTGTTAATTTGAACTTAAGAACTTTGTTGACTAACAAGCAAGCTTTAGTTTTGATTCCGGTTTTCTTCGTCGCTTTCATTTTGTCTAAGATGATTGTTTACGTAGCTTTTCGAAAGAAGTTTGGCAAGAGGTATTCGGCCGCAGCAACGATTTTGACTTCGACTACGATTACTTTGGTCTTGCCAATTTTACAAGTCGGTCAAAATTTAAAATTGATCAATACCGCTCAAGCTGGAGCAATCACTTTGGCAGCTATTATAACGTGTTTGATTGGGCCAACGCTTTTCAACAAAATTATTAGTGGTGGTCAAAAAGAGACAAATTAA